Proteins from a genomic interval of Musa acuminata AAA Group cultivar baxijiao chromosome BXJ1-9, Cavendish_Baxijiao_AAA, whole genome shotgun sequence:
- the LOC135594006 gene encoding cyclic nucleotide-gated ion channel 4-like, with product MAGEGSSMPSHDEETVVASTFRRRNPSSDRQAKWLHEWNRIFLLICAAGLVVDPLFFYALSISSTCMCLFVDGWFAVTVTALRCMTDAVHLLNMCLQLAMTYDATPRSSVEEKDASAGRPMAHSQSYLRAKTGFLLDLFIILPVPQVVLWVVAPAMLCQGMTSTVMTVFLISFLSQYLPKVYHSVCFLRRLQNSLGYIFGNIWGGIALNLIAYFVASHAAGACWYLLGIQRATECLKQQCVATDGCRNRTVACVDPMYYGTTRAAMDGERLAWAKNLHVRSMCLDGSDNFEYGSYKWIVNLVTNPNRLEKVLFPIFWGLMTLSTFGTIESTTEWVEITFNIIIVTSALLLVTTLIGNIKVFLHATTSKKQALHSKMRSLDRWMRRRNLPFEIRRRVRQYERQRWAATRGVDESEMARRLPEGMRRDIKYHLCLDLVRQVPLFQHMDELVLENICDRVKSLLIPKGETVIREGDPVPRMLFVVRGHLQSSQVLRDGVKSYCMLGPGNFSGDELLSWCLIRKFVERLPPSSSTLVAAESTEAFGLDADDLKYVTEHFRYTFVSERVKRSARYYSPGWRTWAAVAIQLAWWRYKHRLTLTSLSFIRPRRPPSRCSSMEEDKLRLYTALLTSPKPNRDDFTV from the exons ATGGCCGGTGAAGGCTCCTCGATGCCCTCGCATGACGAGGAGACTGTTGTCGCCAGCACGTTCCGCCGGAGGAACCCTTCGTCGGATCGCCAAGCCAAGTGGCTCCACGAGTGGAACCGCATCTTCCTCCTGATATGCGCAGCCGGGCTCGTCGTggatcctctcttcttctacgcCCTGTCCATCAGCAGCACGTGCATGTGTCTCTTCGTCGACGGTTGGTTCGCGGTCACCGTCACCGCTCTCCGGTGCATGACCGACGCGGTGCACCTACTGAACATGTGCCTGCAGCTGGCGATGACCTACGACGCAACGCCGAGATCGAGCGTGGAAGAAAAGGATGCGTCCGCGGGCAGACCCATGGCTCACAGCCAAAGCTACCTGAGAGCGAAGACGGGCTTTCTCCTCGATCTGTTCATCATCCTCCCGGTGCCTCAG GTTGTTCTGTGGGTCGTAGCTCCCGCAATGCTGTGCCAAGGAATGACGTCGACGGTGATGACTGTGTTCTTGATCTCGTTTCTCTCGCAGTACCTCCCGAAGGTCTATCACTCGGTCTGCTTCCTTCGAAGGTTGCAGAATTCTTTAGGCTACATCTTCGGCAACATTTGGGGAGGAATCGCTCTCAACTTGATAGCTTACTTCGTTGCATCGCAT GCAGCAGGCGCTTGCTGGTACTTGCTGGGCATTCAGAGGGCAACAGAGTGCCTCAAACAGCAGTGCGTCGCAACAGATGGATGCAGAAATAGGACGGTGGCATGTGTAGATCCCATGTACTATGGCACCACCAGAGCAGCCATGGATGGGGAGAGATTGGCTTGGGCTAAAAATCTGCACGTACGATCGATGTGCCTCGATGGCAGTGACAATTTCGAGTACGGATCTTATAAGTGGATAGTCAATCTGGTCACGAATCCTAATCGCTTAGAGAAGGTCTTGTTTCCGATCTTCTGGGGACTCATGACTCTTAG CACGTTCGGGACGATCGAGAGCACAACCGAGTGGGTGGAGATCaccttcaacatcatcatcgtTACTAGTGCACTGCTTTTGGTTACGACATTGATCGGGAACATCAAG GTCTTCTTGCACGCAACAACGTCGAAGAAGCAGGCGTTGCACTCCAAGATGCGGAGCTTGGATCGGTGGATGCGACGCAGGAACTTACCGTTTGAGATCAGGCGAAGGGTGCGGCAGTACGAGCGGCAGAGATGGGCTGCGACGAGAGGGGTCGACGAGTCTGAGATGGCACGGCGCCTGCCCGAGGGGATGAGGAGGGACATCAAGTACCACCTCTGCCTCGATCTTGTTCGACAG GTGCCTCTGTTCCAACACATGGATGAGCTGGTGCTGGAGAACATATGCGACAGAGTCAAGTCTCTTCTCATCCCCAAGGGAGAAACC GTCATAAGAGAAGGCGATCCAGTCCCAAGGATGCTGTTCGTGGTGAGGGGTCATCTCCAGAGCAGCCAAGTTCTGCGCGACGGCGTGAAGAGCTACTGCATGCTGGGACCGGGGAACTTCAGCGGCGACGAGCTCCTGTCGTGGTGCCTGATCCGCAAGTTCGTGGAGCGGTTGCCGCCGTCGTCGTCGACGCTCGTGGCAGCGGAATCGACCGAGGCGTTCGGGCTGGACGCGGACGACCTCAAGTACGTGACGGAGCACTTCCGCTACACTTTCGTCAGCGAGAGGGTGAAGAGGAGCGCTCGGTACTACTCGCCGGGGTGGCGGACATGGGCGGCGGTGGCGATCCAGCTGGCGTGGTGGAGGTACAAGCATCGGCTGACGCTGACGTCCTTGTCGTTCATACGACCGCGTCGGCCGCCTTCTCGGTGCTCGTCGATGGAAGAAGACAAGCTGAGGCTGTACACGGCGCTGCTAACATCACCCAAGCCTAACCGAGATGATTTCACAGTGTGA